One segment of Elusimicrobiota bacterium DNA contains the following:
- a CDS encoding ATP-binding protein — MSDISGCSKKILAVALAAFLLTPSPALWAQVTQAQVSQAPVPGVSGVSGVVKVYDVQLAPMNIAAPASLQGIPGLAGNPTLKTAAQAQTAVISPAAAAAAPIAAQQSVMAVERHPVIAILNGLRTAGVVLPDKLDTVQDLAKLKSAAEALPEGAARRDILSFVEALSAPKGSEGAASGRLFDNNGVKVVADGLMPAAQTAEPQGFWASLSRSRSRLVPSGLKRYAAEKAEAARPKAGTIAVEKLQVPIERLRWSPKDEDLPASTAELAASDHQVIGQDRALRAMLFGFKMAGPGYNVVVTGPDGSGRETAVRHILSELAPTMATPKDMAVLTNVENKDRPLLFKLPAGSAPALKKAIAAFYDRFAQLLPQALEGGSAAEAKKQLQDQFQAAALQRQQELDAATSQIKFGPNGRYGLVVRMQQSEEGVQIFVAPTVDGAPISEESLQEHLAKGTITQAEWAQVQKELQPIGTKIVEQYKAMVMQNQKDYQSVQEQIALVDGQMVTALVNQLMAPVLATVMPAVTHDDPAHQKLQQKVEAMKAEIQSKLGTVESGPFKGTIQLVETTQGYRPAVEVSFEGEVLEGNEAIAQLVAEGKVEQAAVEALMAKLQEAVQGYAQAMQQVMLAFKKEHDALHKADPKPDADTQYAVKGLRGFFSHLASNYEMFLPGKNGQRQDPSEIFKFSVLSANRPEGGAPVVYEKNPTYENLFGTAQKQMRLVQTTNGMMPIEMPGGPLLKGGSFHKANGGFLVLQLEDVLREPGVWQALSKSLRSGYASITEDGLVGFANRGGAYAIPTAVKVVLVGSPMLKMMLEHYDEDFRAQFGALAEFESSLEISAPAIESYLDFMKNMVARSAGELLDLTRGALRSVMEYGAKLTGSNEKLSMQFGSVLGLLKESSFWAKENGHDMVQAEDVVQALKERSEREGAGVRHYRTLYDKNVFMAATDGYVVGQINGLAVMGEFGVPSRITVTATAGSGLVVSWDHNAGTTGSSFNKALGVVQGFLRNTFGKTRPLTVDLQYSFEQNYGGIDGDSATSTKIYAALSALSGTPIFQGIAVTGSADQFGNVQAIGGANEKITGVYELAKSRGFTGKQGVIIPASNITELNLKPEIVQAVREGKFHIWGVEHVSQGIEVLTGVAYSEILRQARQNIGKVGGPAK; from the coding sequence ATGAGCGACATTTCCGGCTGCTCGAAGAAAATCCTGGCCGTGGCGTTGGCGGCGTTCCTGCTGACGCCTTCCCCGGCCCTCTGGGCGCAGGTCACTCAGGCCCAGGTCTCCCAGGCTCCCGTCCCGGGCGTCTCCGGCGTCTCCGGCGTAGTGAAGGTCTACGACGTGCAGCTCGCGCCGATGAACATCGCGGCGCCCGCCTCGCTGCAGGGCATCCCCGGCCTCGCGGGCAATCCGACGCTCAAGACCGCCGCCCAGGCGCAGACCGCCGTCATCTCCCCTGCTGCGGCCGCCGCCGCTCCGATCGCGGCGCAGCAGTCGGTCATGGCGGTCGAGCGCCACCCGGTCATCGCGATCCTCAACGGGCTCCGGACCGCCGGCGTCGTCCTCCCGGACAAGCTCGACACCGTCCAGGACCTCGCGAAGCTCAAGTCCGCCGCCGAGGCCCTTCCCGAGGGAGCCGCGCGCCGGGACATCCTCTCCTTCGTGGAGGCCCTATCCGCGCCCAAGGGCAGCGAGGGCGCCGCCTCCGGCCGACTCTTCGACAACAACGGCGTGAAGGTCGTCGCCGACGGGCTCATGCCCGCCGCGCAGACCGCCGAGCCCCAGGGCTTCTGGGCCTCCCTCTCCCGCTCCCGCTCCCGCCTCGTCCCCTCCGGCCTCAAGCGCTACGCCGCGGAGAAGGCCGAGGCCGCGAGGCCGAAGGCCGGAACCATCGCCGTCGAGAAGCTCCAGGTCCCCATCGAACGCCTGCGCTGGTCCCCGAAGGACGAAGACCTCCCGGCCAGCACCGCCGAGCTCGCCGCTTCCGACCACCAGGTCATCGGACAGGACCGCGCGCTGCGCGCGATGCTCTTCGGCTTCAAGATGGCCGGCCCCGGCTACAACGTCGTCGTCACCGGCCCCGACGGGTCGGGCCGCGAGACCGCGGTGCGCCACATCCTCAGCGAGCTCGCGCCCACGATGGCGACGCCCAAGGACATGGCGGTCCTCACCAACGTCGAGAACAAGGACCGGCCGCTCCTCTTCAAGCTCCCCGCCGGCTCCGCGCCGGCGCTGAAGAAGGCCATCGCCGCCTTCTACGACCGCTTCGCTCAGCTCCTGCCGCAGGCCCTCGAGGGCGGCTCCGCCGCCGAGGCGAAGAAGCAGCTCCAGGACCAGTTCCAGGCCGCGGCGCTCCAGCGCCAGCAGGAGCTCGACGCGGCGACCTCCCAGATCAAGTTCGGCCCCAACGGCCGCTACGGCCTCGTCGTGCGCATGCAGCAGAGCGAGGAAGGCGTCCAGATCTTCGTCGCCCCGACCGTCGACGGCGCGCCCATCAGCGAGGAGTCGCTCCAGGAGCATCTCGCGAAGGGGACCATCACCCAGGCGGAATGGGCTCAGGTCCAGAAGGAGCTGCAGCCGATCGGCACGAAGATCGTGGAGCAGTACAAGGCCATGGTCATGCAGAACCAGAAGGACTACCAGTCGGTCCAGGAGCAGATCGCCCTGGTCGACGGACAGATGGTCACGGCCCTGGTCAACCAGCTCATGGCGCCCGTGCTCGCGACGGTGATGCCGGCCGTCACGCACGACGACCCCGCGCACCAGAAGCTCCAGCAGAAGGTCGAGGCCATGAAGGCCGAGATCCAGTCCAAGCTCGGGACCGTCGAGTCCGGCCCGTTCAAGGGCACGATCCAGCTCGTCGAGACGACCCAGGGCTACCGCCCGGCGGTCGAGGTCTCCTTTGAAGGAGAGGTCCTCGAGGGCAACGAGGCCATCGCGCAGCTCGTCGCCGAAGGCAAAGTCGAGCAGGCGGCCGTCGAAGCGCTCATGGCGAAGCTCCAGGAGGCCGTGCAGGGCTACGCGCAGGCCATGCAGCAGGTCATGCTCGCCTTCAAGAAGGAGCACGACGCGCTCCACAAGGCGGACCCGAAGCCCGACGCGGACACGCAGTACGCCGTCAAGGGGCTGCGCGGCTTCTTCAGCCACCTCGCGTCGAACTACGAGATGTTCCTCCCCGGCAAGAACGGCCAGCGGCAGGATCCGAGCGAGATCTTCAAGTTCTCCGTCCTGTCCGCGAACCGCCCTGAGGGCGGGGCGCCGGTGGTCTACGAGAAGAACCCGACCTACGAGAACCTCTTCGGGACCGCGCAGAAGCAGATGCGCCTGGTGCAGACGACCAACGGCATGATGCCCATCGAGATGCCCGGCGGCCCCCTGCTCAAGGGAGGCTCCTTCCACAAAGCCAACGGCGGCTTCCTCGTGCTCCAGCTCGAGGACGTGCTCCGCGAGCCCGGCGTCTGGCAGGCGCTCTCGAAGTCGCTGCGCAGCGGCTACGCCTCCATCACCGAGGACGGCCTCGTCGGCTTCGCCAACCGCGGCGGCGCGTACGCCATCCCCACGGCCGTCAAGGTGGTGCTCGTCGGCTCTCCGATGCTCAAGATGATGCTCGAGCACTACGACGAGGACTTCCGCGCGCAGTTCGGCGCCCTCGCCGAGTTCGAGTCCTCGCTGGAGATCTCGGCGCCGGCCATCGAGAGCTACCTCGACTTCATGAAGAACATGGTCGCCCGGAGCGCGGGCGAGCTCCTCGACCTCACCCGCGGCGCCCTGCGCAGCGTGATGGAGTACGGCGCGAAGCTCACCGGCTCCAACGAGAAGCTCTCCATGCAGTTCGGCTCCGTGCTCGGCCTCCTCAAGGAGTCCTCGTTCTGGGCGAAGGAGAACGGCCACGACATGGTCCAGGCCGAGGACGTCGTCCAGGCGCTCAAGGAGCGCTCGGAGCGCGAGGGGGCGGGCGTGCGGCACTACCGGACCCTCTACGACAAGAACGTCTTCATGGCGGCCACCGACGGCTACGTCGTCGGCCAGATCAACGGCCTGGCGGTCATGGGCGAGTTCGGCGTGCCCAGCCGCATCACGGTGACGGCGACGGCCGGCTCCGGCCTGGTCGTCTCCTGGGACCATAACGCGGGCACCACGGGTTCGAGCTTCAACAAGGCGCTCGGCGTGGTCCAGGGCTTCCTGCGCAACACCTTCGGGAAGACCCGGCCGCTGACCGTCGACCTCCAGTACTCCTTCGAGCAGAACTACGGGGGCATCGACGGCGACTCGGCGACCTCGACGAAGATCTACGCGGCGCTCTCGGCCCTCTCCGGGACCCCGATCTTCCAGGGGATCGCGGTGACCGGCTCCGCCGACCAGTTCGGCAACGTCCAGGCCATCGGCGGCGCCAACGAGAAGATCACGGGCGTCTACGAGCTGGCCAAGTCGCGCGGCTTCACCGGGAAGCAGGGCGTCATCATCCCGGCCTCGAACATCACCGAGCTCAACCTCAAGCCCGAGATCGTCCAGGCGGTGCGCGAGGGCAAGTTCCACATCTGGGGCGTCGAGCACGTCAGCCAGGGCATCGAGGTCCTGACCGGCGTCGCCTACTCCGAGATCCTCCGCCAGGCCCGGCAGAACATCGGCAAGGTCGGCGGCCCGGCGAAGTAA
- a CDS encoding ketoacyl-ACP synthase III — protein MAKIIGTGMHLPQKLVTNEEMFARFGRDPWEKVYKRIGHGARYHSAPDEHSGHHALKAARAALAAAKTRAEEIDLIVLATDTPAFLSPGTSSFVQHELGAKNAGTFDVNCACAGFVTAMDVAGKYLEGADEQYRTALVIGTYAMSKFLDPKDPGCYTLFGDGAGAVVLRRDPAARFHGSTLSADGQYWDYMGIYGGGSAAPASPEVLTQGTQYVRVLKKFPPTLNFDLWPPLIEKTLAKAKLKMEEVDLFVFTQIRRQTIEDIMKKYALPMEKAHTVMEKWGYTGSACIPMVLHDAIAQGKLQRGQKVVFCASGGGFAMASLALTY, from the coding sequence ATGGCCAAGATCATCGGGACCGGGATGCACCTGCCGCAGAAGCTCGTCACCAACGAGGAGATGTTCGCGCGCTTCGGCCGCGACCCCTGGGAGAAGGTCTACAAGCGCATCGGGCACGGCGCCCGCTACCATTCCGCTCCCGACGAGCATTCCGGGCACCACGCCCTGAAAGCCGCGCGGGCGGCACTGGCGGCCGCGAAGACGAGGGCCGAGGAGATCGACCTCATCGTCCTGGCCACCGACACCCCCGCCTTCCTCTCGCCGGGCACCTCCTCCTTCGTCCAGCATGAGCTGGGCGCGAAGAACGCGGGGACCTTCGACGTCAACTGCGCCTGCGCGGGCTTCGTGACCGCCATGGACGTCGCGGGCAAGTACCTCGAGGGCGCCGACGAGCAGTACCGGACCGCGCTGGTCATCGGGACCTACGCGATGTCCAAGTTCCTCGACCCCAAGGACCCCGGCTGCTACACGCTCTTCGGCGACGGCGCGGGCGCCGTGGTCCTGCGCCGCGACCCGGCCGCGCGCTTCCACGGCTCGACCTTGAGCGCCGACGGGCAGTATTGGGACTACATGGGCATCTACGGCGGAGGTTCGGCCGCGCCGGCGAGCCCGGAGGTCCTGACGCAGGGCACGCAGTACGTGCGCGTGCTCAAGAAGTTCCCCCCCACGCTCAACTTCGACCTCTGGCCGCCGCTCATCGAGAAGACGCTGGCCAAGGCGAAGCTGAAGATGGAGGAGGTGGACCTCTTCGTCTTCACCCAGATCCGCAGGCAGACCATCGAAGACATCATGAAGAAGTACGCGCTGCCGATGGAGAAGGCCCACACCGTCATGGAGAAGTGGGGCTACACCGGCTCGGCCTGCATCCCCATGGTGCTCCACGACGCCATCGCCCAGGGGAAGCTCCAGCGGGGACAGAAGGTCGTGTTCTGCGCCTCGGGGGGCGGCTTCGCGATGGCCTCCCTCGCTCTGACCTACTGA
- a CDS encoding acetyl-CoA hydrolase/transferase C-terminal domain-containing protein: protein MDATATKAHAGAKGGKWREIYKSKLVSVEEAVARIESGDDVIVAQCASEPQGCMSKFHLVKDKVRDVRVFSVLTLKPYDFYMKPEMKGHFELCSWFHAPGSRAALSAGTGTVTYVPNMLHRAALDRLSARKPDIFFGTCTPMDANGFVSLSLGVTYEKDILEAADTVVLEVNENLPRTFGDTHVHVQDVDLFVEHHQEVPTLPAPEPSETDLLIGQHIAELVSDGSTLQLGIGGIPNAAALALKGKKDLGVHTEMLVDSMMELYDLGVVTNKRKALAKDKFITTFAMGSRKLYDWLDDNMAVEFRRGAWVNDPAVLRQNSRMVSINTCLMVDFTGQVASESIGTRQYSGTGGQTDTAVGAKEAYDGLGKSVIACYATAKGGKVSTIVPTLPEGTAVSLHRANCDHIVTEHGIAYMRGRTVRERTQNLIAVAHPDFRSELTAQARKLGYL from the coding sequence ATGGACGCGACGGCGACGAAGGCACACGCGGGCGCCAAGGGCGGGAAGTGGCGTGAGATCTACAAGAGCAAGCTCGTCTCCGTCGAGGAGGCGGTCGCGAGGATCGAGTCCGGCGACGACGTCATCGTCGCGCAGTGCGCCTCGGAGCCGCAGGGCTGCATGTCGAAGTTCCACCTGGTCAAGGACAAGGTCCGCGACGTCCGGGTCTTCTCGGTCCTGACGCTGAAGCCCTACGACTTCTACATGAAGCCGGAGATGAAGGGGCACTTCGAGCTCTGCAGCTGGTTCCACGCCCCGGGCTCGCGCGCCGCGCTCTCGGCGGGCACCGGGACCGTCACCTATGTCCCCAACATGCTGCATCGCGCGGCGCTCGACCGGCTCTCGGCGCGCAAGCCGGACATCTTCTTCGGCACCTGCACGCCGATGGACGCCAACGGCTTCGTCTCCCTCTCGCTCGGCGTCACCTACGAGAAGGACATCCTGGAGGCGGCCGACACGGTCGTTCTCGAAGTCAACGAGAACCTCCCGCGGACTTTCGGCGACACCCACGTGCACGTCCAGGACGTGGACCTCTTCGTCGAGCACCACCAGGAGGTCCCGACGCTGCCCGCTCCCGAGCCCTCGGAGACGGACCTCCTCATCGGCCAGCACATCGCGGAGCTCGTGTCGGACGGCTCGACCCTCCAGCTCGGCATCGGCGGCATCCCCAACGCCGCCGCGCTCGCGCTCAAGGGCAAGAAGGACCTGGGCGTGCACACGGAGATGCTGGTGGACTCCATGATGGAGCTCTACGACCTGGGCGTGGTGACGAACAAGCGCAAGGCGCTGGCCAAGGACAAGTTCATCACGACCTTCGCCATGGGCTCGCGCAAGCTCTACGACTGGCTCGACGACAACATGGCCGTCGAGTTCCGCCGCGGCGCCTGGGTCAACGACCCGGCGGTCCTGCGGCAGAACTCGCGCATGGTCTCCATCAACACCTGCCTCATGGTGGACTTCACCGGGCAGGTCGCCAGCGAGTCCATCGGCACGCGGCAGTACTCCGGCACCGGCGGGCAGACGGACACCGCGGTCGGGGCGAAGGAGGCCTACGACGGCCTCGGGAAGTCCGTCATCGCCTGCTACGCGACGGCGAAGGGCGGCAAGGTCAGCACCATCGTCCCGACGCTGCCCGAGGGGACGGCCGTCTCCCTCCATCGCGCGAACTGCGACCACATCGTCACCGAGCACGGCATCGCCTACATGCGCGGCCGCACGGTGCGCGAGCGCACGCAGAACCTCATCGCCGTCGCGCACCCGGACTTCCGTTCCGAGCTGACCGCTCAGGCCCGCAAGCTGGGCTACCTCTAG
- a CDS encoding alpha/beta hydrolase: MKPFRAFGVRLGFSALSERFEREVTDLSTFTQRLTGSLHVDAVIIAPPISYYTPLAGPLPGHLIKGTLPKDPVARYLLRLPKVWNGRLVVSGAPGLNCESGYDLYWSDFLLSAGYAFACTDKGIRAVPDGDTVFVPLGSENGIAHWYPRLKALAELALEECKARYGKLPEKTYAVGVSNGGYLARLAVERDPGLFDGAVDVSGVLWRAEGSNLLEQLPAALRALDARPPKREALRALGYPADVEWDAVLQFYRFMYWEASLTLALGDLDPSYEGPLEAYDLSRRPAEVRGRIRAVECTGDLQRPLLSLSGGRDFLIPFGPHAEGYRALVEARGRAALHRLHRVADATHVDKDREAFPAAEPLMPHAHEAFRRLVRWVEEGVVPPAAEAAVPSRS; the protein is encoded by the coding sequence GGCTTCTCGGCGCTCTCGGAGCGCTTCGAACGGGAGGTCACCGACCTTTCGACCTTCACCCAGCGGCTGACGGGCTCCCTGCACGTCGACGCGGTCATCATCGCTCCGCCCATCTCCTATTACACGCCCCTCGCCGGGCCGCTTCCGGGACATCTGATCAAGGGCACGCTGCCCAAGGACCCCGTGGCGCGCTACCTCCTGCGCCTGCCCAAAGTCTGGAACGGGCGGCTCGTCGTCTCCGGCGCGCCCGGCCTCAACTGCGAGAGCGGCTACGACCTCTACTGGTCGGACTTCCTCCTTTCCGCCGGCTACGCCTTCGCCTGCACGGACAAAGGCATCCGGGCCGTCCCGGACGGCGACACGGTCTTCGTCCCCCTGGGCTCCGAGAACGGGATCGCGCACTGGTACCCGCGTCTGAAGGCGCTCGCCGAGCTCGCGCTCGAGGAGTGCAAGGCCCGCTACGGGAAGCTGCCGGAGAAGACTTACGCGGTGGGGGTCTCGAACGGCGGCTACCTCGCGCGGCTCGCGGTCGAGCGGGACCCCGGCCTCTTCGACGGGGCCGTGGACGTCTCCGGCGTGCTCTGGCGCGCCGAGGGGTCGAACCTCCTCGAGCAGCTCCCCGCGGCTCTGCGCGCGCTCGATGCGCGCCCGCCGAAGCGGGAGGCCCTCCGGGCCCTGGGCTATCCGGCGGACGTCGAATGGGACGCCGTGCTCCAGTTCTACCGCTTCATGTACTGGGAGGCGTCGCTGACGCTGGCTCTCGGCGACCTCGATCCCTCCTATGAGGGCCCTCTCGAGGCGTACGACCTTTCCCGACGGCCCGCCGAGGTGCGCGGGCGCATCCGCGCCGTGGAGTGCACCGGGGACCTCCAGCGGCCGCTCCTCTCGCTCTCCGGAGGGCGCGACTTCCTCATCCCCTTCGGGCCCCACGCGGAGGGCTACCGCGCCCTCGTCGAGGCCCGGGGCCGCGCGGCCCTCCATCGCCTCCACCGCGTCGCCGACGCCACCCACGTGGACAAGGACCGCGAGGCCTTCCCCGCCGCCGAGCCGCTCATGCCGCACGCGCACGAGGCCTTCCGCCGCCTGGTCCGCTGGGTCGAGGAAGGCGTCGTTCCTCCCGCCGCCGAAGCCGCCGTCCCCTCCCGGAGCTGA
- a CDS encoding MFS transporter, protein MKASHRVALALILCYLVAWLDRMAINMTIPFMAKDLGIGPERIGWILSAFFLGYSLFQIPGGILADRHGPRKVILGALSWWSVFTALTGLMGGLPSMLATRFLFGVGEGVFPASVWKVLAQWYTKKDRTTANAVVISSIALGPALTPLLLAPVLARYGWRVCFYLLGLLGVVCVLVARAAVYNAIRESPHSTWKDIEEYESDIRSEEANAEGSLEPAGLGELLRMPAVWVLFFIALVFNVTMYGWLTWLPSYLMKVKGLDLRGTAWAASLPFAFGTVGCISAGWISDRFFRGRRKRLVLGCMVLGGLSLWGFTRVADPTAYMALQCVAGLLLFMACGACGAFTMILLPTRMMGAGSGFINTGGQIGGFLTNLIIGYTIAFRGGDYAAGFDVMLGALVLAALLVLLGIREGRRGTVAAAAPLTPSPSPGGEGEGTPSAPESA, encoded by the coding sequence GTGAAGGCGAGCCACCGGGTCGCGCTGGCCCTCATCCTCTGCTACCTCGTCGCCTGGCTGGACCGGATGGCCATCAACATGACCATCCCCTTCATGGCGAAGGACCTGGGGATCGGGCCCGAGCGCATCGGCTGGATCCTGAGCGCCTTCTTCCTGGGCTACTCCCTCTTCCAGATCCCGGGCGGGATCCTCGCCGACCGGCACGGGCCGCGCAAGGTCATCCTGGGCGCTCTCTCGTGGTGGTCGGTCTTCACGGCCCTCACGGGCCTCATGGGCGGGCTGCCCTCCATGCTCGCGACGCGCTTCCTCTTCGGCGTCGGCGAGGGCGTCTTCCCGGCCTCGGTCTGGAAGGTCCTCGCGCAGTGGTACACGAAGAAGGACCGCACGACGGCCAACGCGGTCGTCATCTCGTCGATCGCGCTCGGCCCGGCGCTGACGCCGCTGCTCCTGGCCCCGGTGCTCGCCCGCTACGGCTGGCGCGTCTGCTTCTACCTGCTCGGCCTCCTGGGCGTCGTCTGCGTGCTCGTGGCCCGCGCCGCGGTCTACAACGCCATCCGGGAGTCCCCCCACTCCACTTGGAAGGACATCGAGGAGTACGAGTCCGACATCCGCTCGGAGGAGGCGAACGCCGAGGGCTCCCTGGAGCCCGCCGGGCTCGGGGAGCTCCTGCGCATGCCCGCGGTCTGGGTCCTCTTCTTCATCGCGCTCGTCTTCAACGTGACGATGTACGGCTGGCTGACCTGGCTGCCCTCCTATCTGATGAAGGTGAAGGGGCTCGACCTGCGCGGCACGGCCTGGGCGGCCTCGCTGCCCTTCGCGTTCGGGACGGTCGGCTGCATCTCGGCGGGCTGGATCTCGGACCGCTTCTTCCGGGGCCGGCGCAAGCGGCTCGTGCTCGGCTGCATGGTCCTGGGCGGTCTATCCCTCTGGGGCTTCACGCGGGTCGCGGACCCGACGGCCTACATGGCGCTGCAGTGCGTCGCAGGGCTCCTCCTCTTCATGGCCTGCGGGGCTTGCGGCGCGTTCACGATGATCCTCCTGCCGACGCGGATGATGGGCGCGGGAAGCGGCTTCATCAACACCGGCGGGCAGATCGGGGGCTTCCTCACGAACCTGATCATCGGCTACACCATCGCTTTCCGCGGCGGCGACTATGCCGCCGGCTTCGACGTGATGCTCGGGGCGCTGGTCCTGGCGGCCCTCCTTGTCCTGCTCGGCATCCGCGAGGGGCGCCGCGGGACCGTGGCCGCGGCGGCCCCCCTCACCCCCAGCCCCTCTCCCGGCGGGGAGGGAGAGGGAACGCCCTCTGCGCCTGAGTCCGCCTGA
- a CDS encoding DMT family transporter has protein sequence MKLRGILLTVFSSLWFSSAAMLIKGLGPDVPAVWVVCLRNALAFPEVWWLLRREGLPLASRNWPRLGLRAILALLAMITNFWALPRMPLANNTLLNQTAPLFAVLWGILFFGERPSRSAMACTALAFVGVYVTLRPSFAGALLPALMALCAGLTASLAFATLRSIAQDEPHLRILAYFTGLGGAAMLPWVLSSGWLPDARQLLMLAATAACATIGQFFLTAGLRDAPVSLGSVGTLFSLVVGVGGGWAFWGEVPDPWTWTGCLLIGGGIAGVMLDSRRARTAIPID, from the coding sequence ATGAAGCTCCGCGGCATCCTCCTCACCGTCTTCTCCTCTCTCTGGTTCAGTTCCGCGGCCATGCTCATCAAGGGCCTCGGCCCAGACGTGCCCGCCGTCTGGGTCGTCTGCCTGAGGAACGCCCTGGCCTTCCCCGAGGTCTGGTGGCTCCTGCGCCGCGAGGGACTGCCCCTGGCGAGCCGCAACTGGCCCCGTCTCGGTCTGCGCGCCATCCTCGCCCTGCTCGCCATGATCACGAACTTCTGGGCCCTGCCGCGCATGCCGCTGGCCAACAACACCCTGCTCAACCAGACCGCTCCGCTCTTCGCCGTGCTCTGGGGGATCCTCTTCTTCGGAGAACGTCCGTCCCGCTCCGCGATGGCCTGCACCGCCCTCGCCTTCGTCGGGGTCTACGTGACCCTGCGCCCCTCCTTCGCGGGAGCCCTTCTGCCCGCGCTCATGGCCCTCTGCGCCGGGCTCACCGCCTCGCTGGCCTTCGCCACGCTGCGCTCCATCGCGCAGGACGAGCCCCATCTGCGCATCCTCGCCTACTTCACCGGACTGGGGGGAGCCGCGATGCTCCCCTGGGTCCTCTCCTCGGGCTGGCTCCCCGACGCCCGCCAGCTGCTCATGCTGGCCGCGACGGCCGCCTGCGCAACGATCGGACAGTTCTTCCTCACCGCCGGCCTGCGCGACGCGCCCGTCTCGCTGGGGAGCGTCGGGACCCTCTTCTCGCTGGTGGTGGGAGTCGGAGGGGGCTGGGCCTTCTGGGGGGAGGTCCCCGACCCCTGGACCTGGACCGGCTGTCTCCTCATCGGCGGCGGCATCGCGGGCGTCATGCTGGATTCCCGTCGTGCACGCACAGCGATTCCTATCGACTGA
- a CDS encoding TetR/AcrR family transcriptional regulator produces the protein MEEKKNGNLKDSIHRGKILRAATTLFRRQGYHGTSTRQIALKAGVSLGNIYNHFPTKERLFATLLEEYEKEYFSPSQPMMKALAKTTFPDDIAEIGEASRQTVEKFADYLRLIYVDMIEFDAKHIARIFMGMRERYAKLLETRGEKLSSRIAEGVDPVAAMMTVTFSYQNFFIMEKLFNVKGHYGMDDKQAIRQFAELFRNGILPREERRGR, from the coding sequence ATGGAAGAGAAGAAGAACGGGAACCTGAAGGATTCGATCCATCGCGGCAAGATCCTGCGCGCGGCGACGACGCTCTTCCGGCGCCAGGGCTACCACGGGACGTCGACGCGTCAGATCGCGCTGAAGGCCGGCGTCTCCCTGGGGAACATCTACAACCACTTCCCCACCAAGGAGCGCCTCTTCGCGACCCTCCTCGAGGAATACGAGAAGGAGTACTTCTCCCCCTCCCAGCCGATGATGAAGGCCCTCGCGAAGACGACCTTCCCCGACGACATCGCGGAGATCGGAGAAGCCAGCCGGCAGACCGTCGAGAAGTTCGCCGACTACCTCCGCCTCATCTACGTGGACATGATCGAGTTCGACGCCAAGCACATCGCGCGGATCTTCATGGGGATGCGCGAACGCTACGCGAAGCTGCTCGAGACCCGGGGAGAGAAGCTCTCCTCCCGCATCGCCGAAGGCGTCGACCCCGTCGCGGCGATGATGACCGTGACGTTCTCGTATCAGAATTTCTTCATCATGGAGAAGCTCTTCAACGTGAAGGGCCATTACGGCATGGACGACAAGCAGGCGATCCGGCAGTTCGCCGAGCTCTTCCGCAACGGCATCCTCCCCCGGGAGGAGCGCCGAGGCCGCTGA
- a CDS encoding metallophosphoesterase: MRIHLLLSLVLLATPGLGAKEKSKAAAKTSSPVPAADLSAAKSGANAAGTARAENDKRAAAAAVPAKPAPAPACERCVAVYGDTRTGEEIHKTIVKQLLAAKPTVVLHTGDFVDKGDKTDQWKSSLSITKDLRAATAFYPIFGNHDVGKDSGATPFFEAFPALAGQHWYSFERWGTRFIGIDTEAPLAPGTTQYAWLEGKLASRSLNDRAVVFMHDTVFSSGYHGASEKTKDLPALFEKYKVSLVFTGHDHVYERSEKDGVVYVVTGGGGAPLYPKDKKNPYSKFFASKNHYCMLSITPDAMRVEAFTPDGKKLDEVIIKK, translated from the coding sequence ATGAGAATCCATCTCCTGCTCTCCCTCGTCCTCCTCGCGACTCCCGGCCTCGGCGCCAAGGAGAAGTCCAAGGCCGCTGCGAAGACCTCCTCCCCGGTCCCTGCGGCGGACCTCAGCGCCGCAAAAAGCGGCGCGAACGCCGCAGGGACGGCGCGAGCGGAGAACGACAAGCGCGCCGCCGCCGCGGCCGTCCCGGCGAAGCCAGCACCTGCGCCGGCCTGCGAGCGCTGCGTCGCCGTCTACGGCGACACTCGGACCGGCGAAGAGATCCATAAGACCATCGTCAAGCAGCTGCTCGCCGCGAAACCGACCGTGGTCCTGCACACCGGCGACTTCGTCGACAAGGGCGACAAGACCGACCAGTGGAAGTCCTCGCTCTCCATCACGAAGGACCTGCGCGCCGCAACCGCCTTCTATCCCATCTTCGGGAACCACGACGTCGGCAAGGACTCGGGGGCGACGCCCTTCTTCGAGGCCTTCCCCGCGCTCGCCGGCCAGCACTGGTACTCCTTCGAGCGCTGGGGGACCCGCTTCATCGGCATCGACACCGAGGCCCCTCTCGCCCCCGGCACCACCCAGTACGCCTGGCTCGAGGGGAAGCTCGCCTCCCGCTCCCTCAACGACCGCGCCGTCGTCTTCATGCACGACACGGTCTTCAGTTCCGGCTACCACGGCGCCTCGGAGAAGACCAAGGACCTGCCCGCGCTCTTCGAGAAGTACAAGGTCTCCCTCGTCTTCACCGGGCACGACCACGTCTACGAGCGCTCCGAGAAGGACGGCGTCGTCTATGTGGTGACGGGCGGGGGGGGCGCGCCGCTCTACCCCAAGGACAAGAAGAACCCCTACAGCAAGTTCTTCGCCTCGAAGAACCACTATTGCATGTTGTCGATTACCCCGGACGCCATGCGGGTGGAGGCATTCACGCCCGACGGGAAGAAGCTAGACGAAGTCATTATCAAGAAGTAG